From a region of the Helianthus annuus cultivar XRQ/B chromosome 5, HanXRQr2.0-SUNRISE, whole genome shotgun sequence genome:
- the LOC110940125 gene encoding uncharacterized protein LOC110940125, protein MNWVLIGASRETEEEDADVSKSLPNSAILNRSRRIECRSTGRHLPYRNRCRFLMKSYGFRLKDMTEEMRELLDFHSMVNLDMDLTWRCGTCNLKWKRLNKRFEEAQQSHVEMLQNRVEEMERQMAEFMK, encoded by the exons ATGAACTGGGTTTTGATAGGAGCTTCAAGG GAGACGGAGGAGGAGGATGCTGACGTGTCGAAATCGTTGCCGAATTCGGCGATTTTGAACCGAAGTCGCCGCATCGAGTGCCGCAGCACTGGTCGTCATCTGCCGTACCGCAACCGTTGCCGCTTCCTAATGAAGAGTTATGGTTTCCGGCTGAAGGATATGACAGAGGAAATGCGCG AACTGCTGGACTTCCACAGTATGGTCAACTTGGACATGGATCTGACATGGAG GTGCGgaacttgcaatctcaagtggaAAAGGTTAAATAAACGATTCGAAGAGGCGCAACAATCCCATGTTGAAATGTTACAAAACCGAGTCGAAGAGATGGAACGACAAATGGCCGAGTTTATGAAATAA